In the Helianthus annuus cultivar XRQ/B chromosome 11, HanXRQr2.0-SUNRISE, whole genome shotgun sequence genome, one interval contains:
- the LOC110890063 gene encoding 65-kDa microtubule-associated protein 1: MALAAVDVQNPLLGETTCGTLLHQLQKIWDEVGESDEERDKMLLQIEQECLDVYKRKVDQATKSRAHLLQALADAKLELSTLLASLGEKTFVGIPEKTSGTINEQLAAIAPALEQLWKKKDERIKEISDVQAQIQKICGEIAGSSVGNQAVNVDVSDLSLKKLDEFHDQLQELQKEKSDRLQKVLELVSTVHDLCAVLGIDFYSTVTEVHPSLNDATDVQSKSISNDTLARLAKTVVALKEDKKQRLQKLQELATQLIDLWNLMDTSEEEQHLFDHVTCNISASVDELNVPGALAQDLIEQAEVEVERLDKLKSSKMKEIAFKRQSELEEIFARAHIEIDTQAAREKILALIDSGNVEPSELLADMDNQIVKAKEEALSRKEILDKVEKWMSACEEESWLDDYNRDDNRYNASRGAHLNLKRAEKARILVNKIPALVDTLVAKTRAWEEDHELTFMYDGVPLLAMLDEYAMLRHEREEEKRRLKDQKKIQEQPTTEHEAAFGSRSSPRPASITKKVAGPRANGTPNRRLSLNQNGGRSMSKDGKRDNHKSLSPMKHAAIGKEDAASRVSGTEPAPTTP, encoded by the exons ATGGCGTTGGCAGCGGTGGATGTTCAGAATCCGCTTCTTGGAGAAACAACTTGCGGGACGTTGTTGCATCAGTTGCAA AAAATTTGGGATGAGGTCGGTGAAAGTGACGAGGAAAGAGATAAGATGCTTCTTCAGATAGAGCAAGAATGTTTAGACGTGTACAAGAGGAAAGTTGACCAAGCGACAAAGTCAAGAGCACACCTTCTTCAGGCGCTGGCTGATGCTAAACTTGAACTCTCCACTTTGCTTGCGTCGCTTGGAGAGAAAACGTTTGTCGGGATT CCTGAGAAGACTTCGGGAACGATCAATGAACAACTTGCTGCTATTGCACCGGCTTTGGAACAATTGTGGAAGAAGAAAGATGAACGGATAAAGGAGATATCGGATGTGCAGGCACAGATACAAAAAATATGTGGAGAAATTGCAGGGAGCAGTGTCGGAAATCAAGCTGTTAATGTTGACGTGTCTGATTTATCCTTGAAGAAGTTGGACGAGTTCCATGATCAACTGCAAGAACTTCAGAAAGAAAAG AGCGATAGACTGCAAAAGGTTCTTGAGTTGGTGAGCACTGTACATGATCTTTGTGCTGTACTTGGGATTGATTTTTATAGTACAGTCACCGAGGTTCATCCTAGCTTGAATGATGCAACTGATGTGCAATCTAAAAGCATAAGCAATGACACGCTTGCAAGGCTGGCAAAGACTGTTGTAGCGTTAAAAGAAGACAAGAAGCAAAGGTTGCAGAAG CTTCAAGAATTAGCAACCCAGCTAATAGATCTTTGGAACTTAATGGATACATCTGAGGAAGAACAACATTTGTTTGATCATGTTACTTGTAACATATCGGCTTCAGTGGATGAACTGAACGTCCCAGGGGCTCTTGCTCAAGATTTGATCGAACAG GCTGAGGTGGAAGTGGAAAGGCTAGATAAGCTAAAATCCAGCAAAATGAAGGAGATTGCTTTTAAGAGGCAAAGCGAGCTTGAAGAAATTTTTGCACGCGCACACATAGAAATCGATACACAGGCTGCTAGGGAGAAAATTTTGGCACTTATCGATTCTGGAAACGTGGAACCGTCTGAGCTGCTTGCTGACATGGATAATCAGATCGTAAAAGCGAAGGAAGAGGCTCTCAGTAGAAAAGAGATTTTGGATAAAGTTGAAAAGTGGATGTCGGCTTGTGAAGAAGAGAGTTGGCTTGATGATTACAATCGG GATGACAACAGGTACAATGCAAGCAGAGGCGCACATTTGAATCTCAAGCGAGCGGAGAAGGCCAGAATTTTGGTAAACAAAATTCCag CTCTTGTCGACACTTTGGTTGCCAAGACTCGGGCGTGGGAAGAAGACCATGAGCTGACATTCATGTACGATGGTGTCCCGTTGCTTGCCATGCTAGATGAATATGCAATGCTCAGGCATGAAAGGGAAGAAGAAAAACGACGGCTAAag GATCAGAAGAAAATTCAAGAACAGCCGACTACAGAGCATGAAGCTGCATTTGGTTCAAGATCAAGTCCTCGGCCTGCTAGTATAACAAAGAAGGTGGCGGGCCCACGTGCTAACGGAACTCCAAACAGACGGCTGTCTCTGAATCAAAATGGAGGTCGGTCAATGAGTAAAGACGGGAAGAGGGACAACCATAAGTCTCTTTCTCCAATGAAACATGCAGCCATTGGAAAAGAGGATGCTGCTTCACGGGTATCTGGCACGGAGCCGGCCCCCACCACACCTTAA